A genomic window from Klebsiella quasipneumoniae subsp. quasipneumoniae includes:
- the gph gene encoding phosphoglycolate phosphatase — MDKLQAIRGIAFDLDGTLVDSAPGLTAAVDNALYALELPVAGEERVVTWIGNGADVLMERALTWARQERATLRAAMGKPSVDDHDIPQDEQLRILRKLFDRYYAEAAEEGSFLFPAVADTLGALQAKGLPLALVTNKPTPFVAPLLDALDIAKYFTVVIGGDDVQNKKPHPEPLLLVAQKLGLTPEALLFVGDSRNDIQAAKAAGCCSVGLTYGYNYGEPLALSEPDYLFDQFNELLPALGLPHSETQELKHD, encoded by the coding sequence ATGGATAAATTACAGGCGATCCGCGGCATCGCGTTTGATCTCGACGGCACGCTGGTGGACAGCGCGCCGGGTCTGACCGCCGCCGTTGATAACGCCCTCTACGCCCTGGAGCTGCCGGTGGCGGGAGAAGAACGCGTCGTGACCTGGATCGGCAACGGCGCCGATGTTCTGATGGAGCGGGCGCTGACCTGGGCTCGTCAGGAGCGTGCAACGTTACGTGCGGCGATGGGCAAGCCTTCCGTCGACGATCATGATATTCCGCAAGACGAACAGCTGCGCATTTTGCGTAAACTGTTTGACCGCTATTACGCCGAAGCGGCGGAAGAGGGCAGTTTCCTGTTTCCGGCAGTGGCCGATACGCTCGGCGCGCTGCAGGCCAAAGGCCTGCCGCTGGCGCTGGTGACCAATAAGCCGACGCCGTTCGTCGCCCCGCTGCTGGACGCGCTCGATATTGCGAAATACTTTACCGTGGTGATCGGCGGCGATGACGTACAGAACAAAAAGCCGCATCCGGAACCGCTGCTGCTGGTGGCGCAAAAGCTCGGCCTGACGCCGGAGGCGCTGCTGTTCGTCGGCGATTCCCGTAATGATATTCAGGCGGCCAAAGCGGCAGGCTGCTGCTCTGTTGGCCTGACCTACGGCTATAACTATGGCGAACCGCTTGCGCTGAGCGAGCCGGACTATCTCTTCGACCAGTTTAATGAACTCTTACCCGCTCTCGGGTTACCGCACAGTGAAACTCAGGAATTGAAACATGACTAA
- the trpS gene encoding tryptophan--tRNA ligase: protein MTKPIVFSGAQPSGELTIGNYMGALRQWVNMQDDYHCIYCIVDQHAITVRQDPQQLRKATLDTLALYLACGIDPQKSTIFVQSHVPEHAQLGWALNCYTYFGELSRMTQFKDKSARYAENINAGLFDYPVLMAADILLYQTNQVPVGEDQKQHLELSRDIAQRFNAIYGDIFKVPEPFIPKSGARVMSLLEPTKKMSKSDDNRNNVIGLLEDPKSVVKKIKRAVTDSDEPPVVRYDLKEKAGVSNLLDILSAVTGKTIPELEQHFEGKMYGHLKGEVAEAVSGMLIDLQERYHRFRNDEAFLNQVMKDGAEKASARASQTLKAVYEAIGFVAKP from the coding sequence ATGACTAAGCCCATCGTTTTTAGTGGCGCACAGCCCTCAGGTGAACTGACCATTGGCAACTACATGGGTGCGCTGCGTCAGTGGGTAAACATGCAGGACGATTACCACTGCATCTATTGCATCGTGGACCAGCACGCCATCACCGTGCGCCAGGATCCGCAGCAGCTGCGTAAGGCGACGCTGGACACCCTGGCGCTGTATCTGGCCTGCGGCATCGACCCGCAGAAAAGCACTATTTTCGTTCAGTCTCACGTGCCGGAACATGCCCAGTTAGGCTGGGCGCTGAACTGCTACACCTATTTCGGCGAACTGAGCCGCATGACCCAGTTTAAAGACAAGTCCGCGCGCTACGCGGAGAACATCAACGCCGGTCTGTTTGATTATCCGGTACTGATGGCCGCTGACATTCTGCTGTACCAGACCAACCAGGTTCCGGTGGGCGAAGATCAGAAACAGCACCTTGAACTGAGCCGCGATATCGCCCAGCGTTTTAACGCCATCTACGGCGATATTTTTAAAGTGCCTGAGCCGTTTATCCCTAAATCCGGCGCGCGCGTGATGTCGCTGCTGGAGCCGACGAAAAAGATGTCCAAGTCCGACGACAACCGCAACAACGTCATCGGCCTGCTGGAAGACCCGAAATCGGTGGTCAAGAAGATCAAACGTGCGGTCACCGACTCCGACGAGCCGCCGGTGGTGCGCTACGACCTGAAAGAGAAAGCGGGCGTCTCCAACCTGCTGGATATCCTCTCCGCGGTCACCGGGAAAACCATTCCTGAGCTGGAGCAGCATTTCGAAGGCAAAATGTATGGCCACCTGAAAGGCGAAGTCGCCGAAGCGGTATCGGGCATGCTGATTGACCTGCAGGAGCGCTATCACCGTTTCCGTAACGACGAAGCGTTTCTCAATCAGGTGATGAAGGACGGCGCAGAAAAGGCCAGCGCGCGGGCTTCTCAAACCCTGAAAGCGGTATACGAAGCGATTGGCTTTGTCGCCAAGCCGTAA
- the cysG gene encoding siroheme synthase CysG, whose translation MDHLPIFCQLRQRDCLLVGGGDVAERKARLLLDAGANVTVNALDFTPQFHVWADSQMLTLVQGEFIPSLLDNCWLAIAATDNETVNQQVSDAAEARRIFCNVVDAPRQASFIMPSIIDRSPLMVAVSSGGTSPVLARLLREKLESVLPLHLGQLARYAGHLRARVKQQFATVGERRRFWEKLFVNDRLAQSLANDDRQAVADTTEQLLTEPLEHRGEVVLVGAGPGDAGLLTLKGLQQIQQADVVVYDRLVSDDIMNLVRRDADRVFVGKRSGYHCVPQEEINQILLREAQKGRRVVRLKGGDPFIFGRGGEELETLCEAGIPFSVVPGITAASGCSAYSGIPLTHRDFAQGVRLVTGHLKTGGELDWANLAVEKQTLVFYMGLNQAPAIREKLIAHGMAEDMPAAIVENGTAVTQKVVSGTLGQLDILAQQMASPALIIVGRVVGLRDKLNWFSNH comes from the coding sequence GTGGATCACTTACCCATATTCTGCCAGTTGCGCCAGCGTGATTGTTTACTGGTTGGCGGCGGGGATGTCGCCGAACGCAAGGCCCGTCTGCTGCTGGATGCTGGCGCAAACGTCACGGTCAATGCGCTCGACTTTACCCCGCAGTTTCATGTGTGGGCCGATTCACAGATGCTAACCCTGGTGCAGGGGGAGTTTATCCCCTCGCTGCTGGACAACTGCTGGCTGGCCATCGCCGCTACCGATAATGAGACGGTGAACCAGCAGGTCAGCGACGCGGCCGAAGCGCGGCGTATCTTCTGTAACGTGGTGGATGCCCCGCGCCAGGCCAGCTTTATCATGCCGTCCATTATCGACCGCTCGCCGCTGATGGTCGCCGTCTCCTCGGGCGGGACATCCCCGGTGCTGGCGCGCCTGTTGCGCGAGAAGCTGGAGTCAGTCTTACCCCTGCATCTTGGCCAGCTGGCCCGCTACGCCGGCCATCTGCGCGCGCGCGTGAAGCAGCAGTTTGCCACCGTTGGCGAACGCCGCCGCTTCTGGGAGAAGCTGTTCGTTAACGACCGGCTGGCGCAGTCGCTGGCCAATGACGATCGGCAGGCGGTGGCGGATACCACCGAGCAGCTGCTGACCGAGCCGTTAGAGCATCGCGGCGAGGTCGTCCTGGTTGGCGCCGGCCCTGGTGACGCCGGGCTGCTCACGCTCAAGGGCCTGCAGCAGATCCAGCAGGCCGACGTGGTGGTCTATGACCGGCTGGTCTCCGACGACATTATGAATCTGGTACGCCGCGATGCCGACCGGGTGTTCGTCGGCAAGCGCTCAGGCTATCACTGCGTGCCGCAGGAGGAGATCAACCAGATCCTGCTGCGCGAAGCGCAAAAAGGAAGACGCGTGGTCCGGCTGAAAGGCGGCGATCCCTTTATCTTTGGCCGCGGCGGAGAGGAGCTGGAGACCCTCTGCGAGGCGGGGATCCCCTTCTCGGTTGTGCCCGGCATCACCGCCGCCTCCGGCTGCTCCGCCTACTCGGGGATCCCGTTGACCCATCGCGATTTCGCCCAGGGCGTCCGCCTGGTCACCGGCCATCTGAAAACCGGCGGCGAGCTGGACTGGGCGAACCTGGCGGTGGAGAAGCAGACCCTGGTGTTCTATATGGGTCTGAACCAGGCGCCGGCGATCCGCGAGAAGCTTATCGCCCACGGCATGGCGGAAGATATGCCTGCCGCCATCGTCGAGAACGGCACCGCCGTGACGCAAAAAGTGGTCAGCGGCACCTTAGGACAGCTGGATATTCTGGCGCAGCAGATGGCCAGCCCGGCGCTGATCATTGTCGGCCGCGTGGTCGGTCTGCGGGATAAACTGAACTGGTTCTCGAACCACTAA
- the nirD gene encoding nitrite reductase small subunit NirD, with the protein MSQWVNICNIDDFLPATGVCALLGQQQVAIFRPYHDDRVFAISNIDPFFNASVLSRGIIAEHDGALWVASPLKKQRFRLSDGLCMEDASHSIARFDARVKDGHVQLKA; encoded by the coding sequence ATGAGCCAGTGGGTAAACATCTGCAACATTGACGACTTCCTGCCCGCCACCGGCGTCTGCGCCCTGCTCGGTCAGCAGCAGGTGGCGATCTTCCGTCCCTATCATGACGACAGGGTGTTCGCTATCAGCAACATCGATCCGTTCTTTAACGCCAGCGTACTGTCTCGCGGCATTATCGCCGAGCATGACGGCGCCCTGTGGGTTGCCAGCCCGCTGAAAAAACAACGTTTCCGCCTGAGCGACGGCCTGTGTATGGAAGATGCCAGCCACTCTATCGCCCGTTTCGACGCCCGGGTAAAAGACGGCCACGTTCAGCTTAAGGCGTGA
- the dam gene encoding adenine-specific DNA-methyltransferase: MKKNRAFLKWAGGKYPLLDDIKKHLPEGECLIEPFVGAGSVFLNTDFSRYILADINSDLIGLYNIVKLRTDEYVAAAREMFTPENNVAERYYQYRDEFNQSQDPLRRAVLFLYLNRHGYNGLCRYNLRGEFNVPFGRYKKPYFPEAELYHFADKAQNAEFYCESYEECMQRADSRTVVYCDPPYAPLTATANFTAYHTNSFNLEQQVLLAQKAESLMKKRIPVLISNHRTPLTQEWYKNAAETHIVKVRRSISSNGGTRKKVDELLALYRPPKTK; encoded by the coding sequence ATGAAAAAGAATCGCGCTTTTCTAAAGTGGGCAGGGGGGAAGTACCCCCTGCTTGACGATATTAAAAAGCATTTGCCGGAAGGTGAGTGCTTAATCGAGCCCTTTGTGGGCGCCGGGTCGGTATTTCTCAATACCGACTTTTCTCGTTATATCCTCGCGGATATCAACAGTGATTTAATCGGCCTGTACAACATCGTCAAATTGCGCACCGACGAGTATGTCGCTGCCGCCCGCGAGATGTTTACCCCGGAAAACAACGTCGCTGAGCGCTACTACCAGTACCGAGATGAATTCAACCAGAGCCAGGATCCGCTGCGTCGCGCGGTGCTGTTCCTGTATCTGAACCGTCACGGCTACAACGGCCTGTGTCGCTACAATTTGCGCGGCGAATTCAATGTGCCGTTTGGCCGCTATAAGAAGCCCTATTTCCCCGAGGCTGAGCTCTATCATTTTGCCGACAAGGCGCAAAACGCTGAGTTTTACTGCGAATCTTATGAAGAGTGCATGCAGCGTGCGGATAGCCGCACGGTGGTGTATTGCGATCCGCCCTATGCGCCGTTGACGGCGACGGCGAACTTTACCGCCTACCACACCAACAGCTTCAACCTGGAGCAACAGGTGCTGCTGGCGCAAAAGGCGGAATCGCTGATGAAGAAACGGATCCCGGTGCTGATTTCCAACCACCGCACGCCGTTGACGCAGGAGTGGTATAAAAACGCGGCAGAAACGCATATTGTGAAGGTTCGGCGCAGCATCAGCAGCAACGGTGGTACGCGTAAAAAGGTGGACGAGCTCTTAGCGCTCTACCGTCCGCCTAAGACCAAATAA
- the damX gene encoding cell division protein DamX, producing the protein MDDFKPEDDMKADRNDRRAGRSRQSSERDADPQINFDDVDLDADEGRPTRAGKARREREEEEFEEELDAEDEEMLEEQPVERRPRKRKKAPAKPASRQYIMMGVGILVLLLLIVGIGSALKSPSSSSQQTASGEKSINLSDDQSASTPAAGQDQTAANTTTQQDVTVPPIAANPTQGQAAAEPQGQQRVEVQGDLNNALTQQQGQLDGAVANSTLPTEPATVAPIRNGASGAAAPRQTIERQTAATPRPAERKHTVIEAKPQPKPQAVAKAPVETKPVQPKHVESAATTAPAKTTVSESKPAATAQSKPATTATTAAPAATAAAAAPAAKSGKTAGDVSSMKSAPSGNYTLQLSSSSNYENLNNWAKKEKLDRYVVYETSRNGQPWYVLVSGIYSSKDEAKRAVTSLPPDVQAKNPWAKPLHQVQADLK; encoded by the coding sequence ATGGATGATTTCAAACCAGAAGACGATATGAAAGCCGATCGCAACGATCGTCGTGCTGGTCGTTCCCGTCAGTCTTCCGAGCGTGATGCCGATCCGCAGATCAATTTTGACGATGTCGATCTTGATGCCGATGAAGGCCGTCCGACGCGCGCCGGCAAGGCCCGTCGTGAGCGTGAAGAGGAAGAGTTCGAAGAAGAACTGGATGCGGAAGATGAGGAGATGCTCGAAGAGCAGCCTGTAGAGCGTCGTCCGCGTAAGCGTAAAAAAGCGCCGGCGAAACCCGCTTCCCGCCAGTACATCATGATGGGTGTGGGGATTCTGGTGCTGTTGCTGTTAATCGTAGGTATCGGTTCCGCGCTGAAATCGCCATCTTCGTCCAGCCAGCAGACCGCTTCCGGCGAGAAGAGCATTAATCTGTCTGACGACCAGTCCGCCAGCACGCCAGCTGCCGGCCAGGATCAGACTGCCGCCAATACCACCACACAGCAGGACGTCACGGTACCGCCAATTGCCGCGAACCCGACCCAGGGCCAGGCAGCGGCAGAGCCGCAGGGCCAGCAGCGTGTTGAAGTTCAGGGCGATCTGAATAACGCGCTGACCCAGCAGCAGGGCCAGCTGGACGGCGCCGTAGCTAACTCGACGCTGCCAACTGAACCGGCAACAGTCGCGCCGATCCGTAATGGCGCCAGTGGCGCCGCGGCGCCGCGCCAGACGATCGAACGTCAGACGGCGGCAACGCCGCGTCCGGCCGAGCGTAAGCACACCGTCATCGAAGCGAAGCCGCAGCCGAAACCACAGGCGGTGGCGAAAGCGCCGGTAGAAACGAAACCGGTCCAGCCGAAGCATGTTGAAAGCGCGGCCACTACCGCTCCGGCGAAAACGACCGTCAGCGAAAGTAAACCGGCAGCCACCGCGCAGAGCAAACCAGCCACGACCGCGACGACCGCAGCGCCAGCCGCAACGGCAGCCGCGGCAGCGCCGGCGGCGAAGAGCGGTAAAACGGCAGGTGACGTCAGCTCGATGAAATCTGCGCCGTCGGGTAACTATACCCTGCAGCTCAGCAGCTCCTCTAACTATGAAAACCTGAATAACTGGGCGAAGAAAGAGAAGCTGGACAGATATGTTGTCTATGAAACGTCGCGTAACGGCCAACCGTGGTACGTGCTGGTGAGCGGTATCTATTCATCGAAAGATGAAGCGAAACGCGCGGTCACCTCGCTGCCGCCGGACGTGCAGGCGAAAAATCCATGGGCAAAACCACTGCATCAGGTTCAGGCTGATCTGAAATAA
- the rpe gene encoding ribulose-phosphate 3-epimerase has product MKQYLIAPSILSADFARLGEDTAKALAAGADVVHFDVMDNHYVPNLTIGPMVLKSLRNYGITAPIDVHLMVKPVDRIIPDFAEAGASIITFHPEASEHVDRSLQLIKEHGCKAGLVFNPATPLSYLDYVMDKLDVILLMSVNPGFGGQSFIPQTLDKLREVRQRIDASGYDIRLEVDGGVKASNIGEIAAAGADMFVAGSAIFGQPDYKKVIDHMRNELAKVSHG; this is encoded by the coding sequence ATGAAGCAGTATTTGATTGCCCCTTCGATTCTGTCGGCTGATTTTGCCCGTCTGGGTGAGGATACCGCGAAGGCGCTGGCGGCGGGTGCGGATGTCGTGCACTTCGACGTCATGGACAACCACTACGTGCCGAACCTGACGATTGGCCCGATGGTGCTGAAGTCGCTGCGTAACTACGGTATTACCGCGCCGATCGACGTCCACCTGATGGTGAAGCCGGTCGACCGCATCATTCCTGATTTTGCCGAAGCTGGCGCCAGCATCATCACCTTCCACCCGGAAGCCTCCGAACACGTCGACCGCAGCCTGCAGCTTATCAAAGAGCACGGCTGTAAAGCGGGCCTGGTGTTTAACCCCGCGACGCCGCTGAGCTATCTCGATTACGTGATGGATAAGCTGGACGTGATCCTGCTGATGTCGGTTAACCCGGGCTTTGGCGGCCAGTCCTTTATTCCGCAGACGCTGGATAAACTGCGTGAAGTGCGCCAGCGCATCGATGCGTCCGGCTACGATATTCGCCTGGAAGTGGATGGCGGAGTGAAAGCGAGCAATATCGGCGAAATCGCCGCGGCGGGTGCGGATATGTTCGTTGCCGGTTCGGCGATCTTCGGCCAGCCGGACTACAAGAAAGTCATTGATCACATGCGTAATGAATTAGCGAAGGTAAGTCATGGATAA